A part of Liolophura sinensis isolate JHLJ2023 chromosome 1, CUHK_Ljap_v2, whole genome shotgun sequence genomic DNA contains:
- the LOC135462043 gene encoding uncharacterized protein LOC135462043, translating into MTSTDLPVVDFSMLNIANVRASEAPPLRESDKLKPLADNLVEALEEFGCCYLKNHGISLEKAKHLFDVTREVFSLPEEIKNKYAQRDNAILHGYVTREIERSKQVNSVERYETFMVCPRQADDLWADEVAEFKPAALGVYYELQELSKRVFDVLGVGLGLKDRGYIRRYHMDDFGEIRDALYHRYPDDFVPQPGQVRFHPHYDIGTVNLIYQDSAGGLEIKKESGEWMAVPYIPGTVIMLVGKLMQRWTSDRLKAPFHRVSIPVDLAPRRTDRQSLTYFPAMADDFEVRCLDGSDKYKPVTFQNYTYKIIYGAKLTGALDYQIDEKTEETCP; encoded by the exons ATGACGTCAACTGACCTCCCTGTTGTGGACTTTTCCATGCTGAATATTGCAAATGTCAGGGCAAGCGAAGCACCGCCGTTAAGGGAGAGTGACAAGCTAAAACCATTGGCTGATAACCTAGTCGAGGCTTTAGAAGAATTCGGCTGTTGTTATTTGAAGAATCATGGGATATCTCTTGAGAAG GCTAAACACTTGTTTGACGTAACAAGAGAAGTTTTCTCTTTGCCCGAAGAAATCAAAAATAAGTACGCCCAACGAGACAATGCTATTCTTCACGGCTACGTCACAAGGGAAATCGAAAG GTCCAAGCAAGTGAACTCTGTGGAAAGGTACGAGACGTTCATGGTGTGTCCTCGACAGGCAGACGAT CTCTGGGCGGACGAGGTGGCTGAATTCAAACCCGCAGCTTTGGGCGTGTACTACGAGCTTCAGGAATTGTCCAAACGGGTCTTCGACGTGTTGGGGGTCGGACTCGGTTTGAAG GACCGTGGCTACATCCGGCGTTATCACATGGACGACTTCGGGGAAATAAGAGATGCTCTATATCACCGGTACCCGGATGACTTTG TGCCTCAGCCCGGACAGGTTCGTTTCCACCCCCATTATGATATTGGAACTGTGAACCTCATCTATCAGGACAGTGCAGGCGGACTGGAG ATTAAGAAAGAATCGGGAGAGTGGATGGCTGTACCGTACATCCCGGGCACAGTGATCATGTTAGTCGGGAAACTCATGCAGAGATGGACCAGCGACAGGCTAAAAGCTCCA TTCCATCGGGTTTCTATTCCCGTTGATCTCGCGCCTAGGAGAACTGACAGACAGTCGCTGACGTATTTCCCGGCAATGGCGGATGATTTTGAGGTCAGGTGCCTGGACGGCTCGGACAAATACAAACCTGTCACATTTCAAAACTACACGTACAAAATTATTTATGGAGCAAAGCTTACCGGGGCACTGGACTATCAAATAGATGAGAAAACTGAAGAAACGTGTCCATGA
- the LOC135463523 gene encoding uncharacterized protein LOC135463523, giving the protein MDKEVDRYLNESLLSFKHAETKNSARRGSLVKKTKGLELQKKMATAKMSKEERQLRESLRQIKIEQKRNSTIKDSVAKSRELEKQRTKPVVKKCPSADVDPYPVTFPAIRTPSPSRSQHPSNRSSPGLVRRRPATGSSWKRHDVPASHRSSGSPRTNERREETARLLAARVRGRRVSHEFEDLQMDTKTGSLQALKDTSAHAVAARFLSHELSSCEQGGSVSSLSSVEDLYWAGEPEAITSVRRPRKTSEQQSRDALIKKSLTDVNKK; this is encoded by the exons ATGGATAAAGAAGTAGACAGATACCTGAACGAGAGCCTGCTAAGTTTCAAACATGCCGAGACCAAGAATTCCGCCAGACGCGGCTCATTAGTCAAGAAAACGAAAGGGCTTGAACTTCAAAAAAAGATGGCCACAGCAAAAATGTCTAAAGAAGAGCGTCAACTGAGAGAAAGTTTGCGGCAGATAAAGATAGAGCAGAAGAGGAATTCGACAATAAAAG ATTCGGTTGCGAAATCAAGAGAGCTGGAAAAGCAAAGAACCAAGCCCGTGGTAAAGAAATGTCCTTCGGCTGATGTGGATCCTTACCCAGTTACATTCCCTGCCATTAGAACTCCGTCTCCTTCCAGATCACAACATCCGAGTAACCGAAGCTCTCCAGGTCTTGTGCGGAGAAGGCCAGCAACTGGGTCGTCATGGAAACGACACGATGTGCCGGCGAGTCATAGATCCAGTGGATCACCGAGAACCAATGAAAGAAGAGAAGAGACAG CACGACTATTGGCTGCCAGGGTGAGAGGTAGAAGGGTTTCGCATGAATTCGAAGATCTTCAAATGGACACAAAAACCGGAAGTTTACAAGCTCTGAAAGATACGTCTGCGCATGCCGTTGCTGCTCGTTTCCTGTCACATGAGTTAAGTTCCTGCGAACAAGGAGGCTCGGTGTCGAGTTTGTCTTCTGTGGAAGATCTATACTGGGCAGGAGAACCGGAAGCAATTACTTCAGTTCGACGACCTCGGAAGACTAGTGAACAACAAAGCAGAGATGCTCTAATCAAAAAGTCGCTGACTGAtgtcaataaaaaataa